Proteins from a single region of Fibrobacter sp. UWH6:
- a CDS encoding polysaccharide biosynthesis tyrosine autokinase, whose translation MASKKKEETDLTELLKDVAKNWYIMLPCLVVAGIVGVFVSLWIRPVYQVDALLQIESKNSKNSMGMMGGLGALFSNASPAETEIELIRSRQVMGAAVEKMRLQYEAEPLNFLDRLLHREGRLDLAQIEVPWDSVPKTDKIKEWEVEIKDSTGRFDLYDHLDKVVLSGEPGHTYKFPYAGDSAAFGIISCDVRPGQRFVVRKRKRLDAISSFRSAFDVKEKGKKTGILEFTYQDIYPDRGMAVLNEVASSYLRQNVEERNAEAQKTLEFLEKQLPDVKAQMDSSLMNLNAYRNRVGSVDVNAETQLVLQRRMKLQQDILALQQRKQEAIRLFHSEHPTVKTLEDQEDALKRELAGTASQVKKLPTTQQEVLKLTNEVEQSKILYTTMLNNIQQLRLVSAGEVGSVRIVDFAEKALRPTKPKPKLIVAVALFLGFLFGTLIISLKTKFSSGVKSASFIEKETGFTVYAKVPKGNPQGTKGTRPLAVVEPDDVAVESLRALRSSLEFSMMDDNGSVIGVSGLIPGVGKSFISVNLAALFAGLGKKVLLIDADLRKGRLHKEFGIKRGNGLSQVLLREVQVEEVIHPTEVENMFVIPCGNVPANPAELLGSRHYADLIERFKSEYDLVIVDTPPIMLVTDAALACRLAAQIVMVIEYNRHSIEAIQEGMSQILKGNSTAHASIVINKYEHSRTEGYGYKYGKY comes from the coding sequence ATGGCATCGAAAAAGAAAGAAGAAACCGACTTGACTGAATTGCTTAAGGATGTTGCCAAAAATTGGTATATCATGCTGCCTTGCTTAGTGGTTGCTGGCATTGTAGGTGTCTTTGTCTCCTTGTGGATTAGGCCTGTTTACCAGGTAGATGCTCTTCTTCAGATTGAATCGAAAAACAGCAAGAACTCTATGGGTATGATGGGTGGACTTGGAGCCCTTTTCTCCAACGCTTCTCCTGCCGAAACAGAAATTGAGTTGATTCGTAGCCGTCAGGTGATGGGTGCCGCTGTCGAAAAGATGCGCCTGCAGTACGAGGCTGAACCCTTGAATTTCCTGGACCGTCTTCTCCATAGGGAAGGCAGACTTGACCTTGCGCAGATTGAAGTCCCCTGGGATAGCGTCCCCAAGACTGACAAGATTAAGGAATGGGAAGTGGAAATCAAGGACAGTACTGGTCGTTTTGACCTGTATGACCACCTTGATAAAGTTGTTCTATCGGGTGAACCTGGCCATACCTACAAGTTTCCCTATGCCGGTGATTCTGCCGCATTTGGCATTATCAGCTGCGATGTTCGCCCGGGTCAGCGTTTTGTCGTCCGTAAGCGTAAGCGTCTCGATGCCATCAGTTCGTTCCGTAGCGCCTTTGACGTAAAGGAAAAGGGTAAAAAGACTGGAATCCTGGAATTTACCTATCAGGATATCTATCCGGATCGTGGCATGGCCGTATTGAATGAGGTAGCCTCTTCTTATTTACGTCAGAATGTGGAAGAACGTAATGCTGAAGCCCAGAAGACGTTGGAATTCCTGGAAAAGCAGCTGCCTGATGTGAAGGCCCAGATGGATTCCTCTCTCATGAACTTGAACGCCTATCGTAACCGCGTGGGTTCTGTAGACGTGAATGCAGAAACTCAGTTGGTGCTTCAGCGCCGCATGAAGTTGCAACAGGACATTCTTGCCTTGCAACAGCGTAAGCAGGAAGCGATTCGACTTTTCCATTCTGAACATCCTACTGTAAAGACTCTGGAAGATCAGGAAGATGCCTTGAAGCGTGAACTGGCAGGAACCGCCAGCCAGGTAAAGAAACTTCCCACCACTCAGCAGGAAGTGCTAAAACTGACAAACGAAGTGGAACAGAGCAAGATTCTCTACACCACCATGCTGAACAATATCCAGCAGCTGCGTCTTGTTTCTGCCGGTGAAGTGGGCTCCGTGCGTATTGTGGACTTTGCTGAAAAGGCTCTCAGACCCACTAAGCCCAAGCCCAAGCTGATTGTTGCTGTCGCCCTGTTCCTTGGCTTCCTGTTTGGTACTTTGATTATTTCTCTGAAGACCAAGTTCAGCAGCGGTGTAAAGAGCGCTAGCTTTATCGAAAAGGAAACTGGTTTTACGGTTTATGCAAAGGTGCCCAAGGGCAATCCCCAGGGAACCAAGGGCACAAGACCGCTGGCCGTGGTGGAACCCGACGACGTGGCCGTGGAATCCCTCCGTGCTCTCCGTTCTTCCCTGGAATTCTCTATGATGGACGATAATGGTTCTGTCATTGGTGTTAGCGGCCTGATTCCCGGCGTAGGCAAGAGCTTTATTTCTGTGAACTTGGCAGCCTTGTTTGCAGGTCTGGGCAAGAAGGTCTTGCTCATTGATGCGGATCTCCGTAAGGGTCGCCTCCATAAGGAATTCGGAATCAAGCGCGGCAACGGTCTTTCCCAGGTGCTGCTCCGTGAAGTCCAGGTGGAAGAAGTTATTCACCCCACCGAAGTGGAAAACATGTTTGTGATCCCCTGCGGCAATGTCCCTGCCAACCCGGCTGAACTTCTTGGCTCCAGGCATTATGCCGATTTGATTGAAAGATTTAAGTCTGAGTATGATCTGGTGATTGTGGATACTCCGCCGATCATGCTGGTGACGGATGCTGCCCTGGCTTGCCGCCTGGCTGCCCAGATCGTTATGGTCATCGAATACAATAGGCATTCTATTGAAGCCATTCAGGAAGGTATGAGTCAGATCCTCAAGGGCAACAGTACTGCACATGCTTCTATTGTCATCAACAAGTATGAACATAGCCGCACCGAAGGTTACGGCTACAAGTACGGGAAATACTAA
- a CDS encoding RNA helicase, translating to MTEKAPVSLKDYLTKADSDVSSEALLENFLAWADAKGTTLYPAQEEAILELLDGKNVILNTPTGSGKSMVALALHFDSLAHGRRSVYTCPIKALVNEKWMALCKEFGPENVGLSTGDATVNRDAPIICCTAEILANMALCEGEQSTISDVVMDEFHYYSDKERGVAWQVPLLTMPNTRFLLMSATVGATEFFEKEMTKHTGKESVTVRSTQRPVPLDFTYSETEISNTVQRLINEGKGPVYVVHFTQAAAATNAQNFMSLDLCTKEEKVAINEAIKEMRFSSPYGPEVKRWLKQGIGIHHAGLLPKYRILCEKLAQKGLLKVICGTDTLGVGVNVPIRSVLFTQLCKYSGDKTAILTARDFHQIAGRAGRKGFDDIGYVVAQAPEHVIENLKLEAKTKQTGKKFQKKKPPEHGYVPFDKNTYERLIQAQPEPLTSSFHVSHGMLLNILSRPTDGCKAMRNLIKDCHETAASKKQLSKRAFQLFRGLVEGHIIEFAPQVAPGYSKLRVNMDLQDDFSMNQPLSLYLLDTLPKLDRESPEYALDVITLCESIVENPEAILRIQMNKAKNARMEELKAQGMEFNQRMEELEKVEYPKPLRDFIYDTYNNFAETHPWVDVNVEPKSIVREMFENFSTFSGYIKQYGLQRMEAILLRHLNGVYKVLAQTVPDSYKNEELHDMEEFLGDMIRRTDSSLLEEWEKMAHPEDYQKRMDDAGATEMETAFGADKVAADITYDKKRFINMVRQRIFQLMSALQKQAFGDVLDMLADDLAEGQMLVDGEGKPWTENRLMEIMAAYIAEHHKFRLDVEGRSVHHTIITYEGEIMHVQQMLQDEEDFNDWSIDFKIDLKECREAGMPLLNMVRIGEV from the coding sequence ATGACTGAAAAAGCCCCCGTTTCTTTAAAAGACTACTTGACTAAAGCCGATTCCGATGTATCATCTGAAGCCCTGCTGGAAAACTTTCTGGCCTGGGCTGATGCCAAGGGTACTACGCTGTACCCCGCCCAGGAAGAGGCAATCCTTGAACTTTTAGACGGGAAAAACGTTATTCTAAATACGCCTACGGGTTCAGGAAAATCCATGGTAGCCCTGGCGCTCCATTTTGACAGTCTGGCCCACGGCCGACGCAGCGTCTACACCTGCCCCATCAAGGCCCTGGTCAACGAAAAGTGGATGGCCTTGTGCAAGGAGTTCGGTCCCGAAAATGTAGGACTTTCTACAGGAGACGCCACCGTCAACCGCGACGCCCCCATCATCTGCTGTACCGCAGAAATCCTTGCCAACATGGCCCTCTGCGAAGGGGAACAGTCCACCATTTCTGACGTGGTCATGGACGAATTCCATTACTATTCCGACAAGGAACGCGGTGTCGCCTGGCAGGTTCCTCTTTTAACCATGCCCAACACCCGCTTTTTGCTCATGAGCGCCACCGTAGGCGCCACGGAATTTTTCGAAAAGGAAATGACCAAGCATACGGGCAAGGAATCCGTCACCGTTCGCTCCACCCAGCGCCCCGTACCCCTGGATTTTACCTACTCCGAAACCGAAATTTCCAACACAGTTCAGCGACTGATCAACGAAGGGAAGGGCCCTGTTTACGTGGTTCACTTTACCCAGGCCGCAGCCGCTACCAACGCCCAGAACTTCATGAGTCTGGACCTTTGCACCAAGGAAGAAAAGGTGGCCATTAACGAGGCCATCAAGGAAATGCGTTTCAGCAGTCCTTACGGCCCCGAAGTAAAACGTTGGCTGAAGCAGGGCATTGGCATCCACCATGCGGGTCTACTTCCCAAGTACCGCATCCTGTGTGAAAAACTGGCCCAAAAAGGTCTGCTGAAGGTCATCTGCGGAACAGACACTCTTGGCGTAGGCGTGAACGTTCCCATTCGTTCCGTGCTGTTCACCCAGCTTTGCAAATATAGCGGCGACAAGACCGCTATTCTAACCGCTAGAGACTTCCACCAGATTGCAGGCCGCGCAGGCCGCAAGGGTTTTGACGACATCGGTTACGTTGTGGCCCAGGCCCCGGAACACGTCATCGAAAATCTGAAACTGGAAGCCAAGACAAAACAGACCGGCAAGAAATTCCAGAAGAAGAAACCGCCCGAACACGGCTACGTTCCCTTCGACAAGAACACCTACGAACGTTTGATCCAGGCCCAGCCGGAACCGCTGACCTCCAGTTTCCACGTCAGCCATGGCATGCTCTTGAACATTCTCAGCCGTCCCACCGACGGTTGCAAGGCCATGCGCAACCTGATCAAGGACTGTCACGAAACGGCCGCCAGCAAAAAGCAGTTGAGCAAGCGCGCCTTCCAGCTTTTCCGTGGTCTGGTAGAAGGCCATATTATCGAATTTGCCCCGCAAGTGGCACCGGGCTACAGCAAACTTCGCGTGAACATGGATCTGCAAGATGACTTTTCCATGAACCAGCCCCTTTCACTTTATCTACTGGATACCTTGCCCAAGCTGGATCGTGAAAGCCCCGAATACGCACTGGACGTCATTACTTTATGCGAAAGCATCGTTGAAAATCCCGAAGCCATTCTCCGCATCCAGATGAACAAGGCCAAGAACGCCCGCATGGAAGAACTGAAGGCCCAGGGCATGGAATTCAACCAGCGCATGGAAGAATTGGAAAAGGTGGAATACCCCAAGCCGTTGCGGGATTTCATTTACGACACCTACAATAACTTTGCCGAAACCCACCCCTGGGTAGACGTAAATGTGGAACCCAAGTCTATTGTCCGCGAGATGTTCGAAAACTTCAGCACCTTCAGCGGTTACATCAAGCAGTATGGTTTGCAGCGCATGGAAGCCATCTTGCTCCGACACCTGAACGGGGTTTACAAGGTGTTGGCCCAGACCGTTCCCGACAGCTACAAGAACGAGGAACTCCACGACATGGAAGAATTCCTGGGCGATATGATCCGCAGAACGGACAGCAGCCTGTTGGAAGAATGGGAAAAGATGGCCCACCCCGAAGACTACCAGAAACGTATGGACGATGCAGGCGCCACCGAAATGGAAACCGCCTTCGGTGCCGACAAGGTGGCCGCAGACATTACCTACGACAAGAAGCGCTTTATCAACATGGTCCGCCAGCGCATTTTCCAGCTCATGAGTGCATTGCAGAAGCAGGCTTTTGGCGACGTATTGGATATGTTGGCAGACGACCTTGCAGAAGGCCAAATGCTAGTGGATGGCGAAGGCAAACCCTGGACCGAAAACCGTCTGATGGAAATCATGGCAGCCTACATTGCAGAACACCACAAGTTCCGCCTGGATGTGGAAGGACGTTCCGTACACCACACCATCATTACCTACGAAGGCGAAATCATGCACGTCCAGCAGATGCTTCAGGACGAAGAAGATTTCAATGACTGGAGTATTGACTTCAAGATTGATCTAAAGGAATGCCGTGAGGCAGGCATGCCCCTCCTGAACATGGTCCGCATCGGAGAAGTCTAG
- a CDS encoding FISUMP domain-containing protein, translating into MFFDRTEFTKTVKDEEHAAYLMKNGVKFDYGSLVDERDGEIYSTVKIGNQIWMAENLRYVSKGGAADDDVGSYAYGEVEKNVGKFGRLYTWAAAMNLSPRYNEDELGAEGESLITSGRFRGIAPEGWHIPSEEEWHELCEFCRSLQDGLPGTMLKSSEYWEECYGSVVGKDSVGFASIPSGGRYSMGYFYDLNKSAYYWTSTSMGNEYARYRSISFRGGKIGADYTYKTDAFAIRCVKDC; encoded by the coding sequence ATGTTTTTTGACCGTACTGAATTTACGAAAACTGTAAAAGACGAAGAGCATGCCGCATACTTGATGAAAAACGGCGTGAAATTCGATTATGGTTCCTTAGTTGACGAACGTGACGGTGAAATCTACAGTACGGTAAAAATCGGAAACCAAATCTGGATGGCGGAAAACCTTCGTTATGTGAGTAAGGGCGGTGCCGCCGACGACGATGTGGGAAGTTACGCCTACGGCGAGGTGGAAAAAAATGTGGGCAAGTTCGGTAGACTTTATACCTGGGCCGCCGCCATGAATTTAAGCCCCCGCTATAACGAAGACGAATTGGGCGCTGAAGGGGAATCGCTGATTACGTCGGGCAGGTTCCGCGGAATCGCACCCGAAGGTTGGCACATCCCTTCTGAAGAGGAATGGCATGAACTGTGCGAATTTTGCAGAAGCTTGCAGGACGGTCTGCCGGGAACCATGCTAAAGTCTTCCGAGTACTGGGAAGAATGCTACGGCTCCGTGGTGGGCAAGGATAGCGTAGGTTTTGCTTCCATACCTTCTGGCGGCCGCTATAGCATGGGTTACTTTTATGACTTGAACAAGTCTGCCTATTACTGGACTTCCACCAGCATGGGAAATGAATATGCTAGATATCGCAGCATTTCATTTCGTGGCGGAAAGATCGGTGCCGATTATACCTACAAGACCGACGCCTTTGCTATCCGCTGCGTGAAAGACTGCTAG
- the nadA gene encoding quinolinate synthase NadA: MTAEELYNRLKSIQPGAVLCTYSMEKVEQMLPIINEINELKKERDAVILAHSYVAPEIILGVADYDGDSFKLSQDATKVEAKTIVFSAVRFMGETAKILNPTKDVLIPGPLTGCSLADSITGAEVRALREKYPDHTFVCYINTTADVKANCDVCVTSSNVMKIVSSLENDKIVFVPDGLMGQNLIEEMKKRNIKKEIVLHSGCCYVHETYDSELINFFRSQNPGLKVVSHPECHPGVALLSDYVGSTGQMVTYIKDQPEGTPFLLLTECGLNARMQYEFPNKRFIGSCSMCKYMKSNSLENILETLRHPEAAQHVELDEATRVAAKKCIDAMFYYAAK, encoded by the coding sequence ATGACCGCAGAAGAACTTTACAATCGTCTTAAGAGTATCCAGCCTGGCGCTGTCCTTTGCACCTATTCCATGGAAAAAGTGGAACAGATGCTTCCCATCATCAACGAAATCAACGAACTGAAGAAGGAACGTGACGCCGTCATTCTCGCCCACAGTTACGTTGCCCCGGAAATCATCCTGGGTGTTGCCGACTACGACGGCGACAGTTTCAAGCTGAGCCAGGACGCCACCAAGGTGGAAGCAAAGACCATCGTCTTCTCCGCAGTCCGTTTCATGGGTGAAACCGCAAAGATTCTGAACCCCACCAAGGACGTCTTGATTCCCGGACCCCTTACCGGCTGTAGCCTGGCCGACTCCATTACCGGAGCCGAAGTCCGCGCCCTCCGCGAAAAGTATCCGGATCACACCTTCGTCTGCTACATCAACACCACTGCCGACGTAAAGGCAAACTGCGACGTTTGCGTTACCAGCTCCAACGTGATGAAGATCGTGAGCAGTCTCGAAAACGACAAGATTGTGTTCGTACCCGATGGACTCATGGGTCAGAACCTGATCGAAGAAATGAAGAAGCGTAACATCAAGAAGGAAATCGTGCTCCACAGCGGTTGCTGCTACGTGCACGAAACCTACGATTCCGAACTGATCAACTTCTTCCGCAGCCAGAATCCGGGTCTTAAGGTGGTGAGCCACCCCGAATGCCACCCGGGCGTAGCACTTCTCAGCGATTACGTGGGCAGCACCGGTCAGATGGTCACCTACATCAAGGACCAGCCCGAAGGCACCCCGTTCCTGCTCCTTACCGAATGCGGTCTCAATGCCCGTATGCAGTACGAGTTCCCCAACAAGCGCTTTATTGGCAGCTGCAGCATGTGTAAGTACATGAAGTCCAACTCCCTGGAAAACATCCTGGAAACCCTCCGTCATCCGGAAGCAGCCCAGCATGTGGAACTGGACGAAGCCACCCGCGTCGCCGCCAAGAAGTGCATCGACGCCATGTTCTACTACGCAGCGAAATAG